In the genome of Chaetodon trifascialis isolate fChaTrf1 chromosome 21, fChaTrf1.hap1, whole genome shotgun sequence, the window CACATCTGCTAGAAACTTCAATTTTTATAATAATCTTAAATCCTTGTGTTGTAAAATGTAAAGGTTATGCTGCAGGAAGAGGCCCCACTGGGAATGGAGCCTTGTCAAATGGTGGGTCAGCATGCAAGAAATGTATTATTCTTATTCAGTTTAAGCATGAGGTTAATTAGTCGTGCTGTTTGTGAAACTATTAAGGTTACAGATACCCCAATGGTGGATCCACCAAACCAGCAAAACCAGGTAAAAGTGTGGTCACAATTACATATATGTCAAGGATCCAAGTACAATATTACCTTTCTAGTAGCAAGAAGCAAAATCCATCTCTCACACCAAATTGACAATATTTACAGAATTATGTAATATGTGATAATTCATTGTCAGCACAACTCTGATTTTAATTTACTCtgatgtggggttttttttaagggtATGGCAATATTCCAAATGGGTATGGTGCCAAACCCAACGGTAAGCctcaattcatttcaattcaatattcctttattcatccctcgaggggaaattccgaagAAAGCCTGCCTCTCAAACATATTTTCAATTCAAagtactgttttattttcaatcagaGTATAAAGTAATACGCTTTCATGAACATGTTACAGGATATGGAGCCACCAGAGGAGATGCAGTGGGACCCCAGCTGGGTAATTCTTGTATTATTAGCATGTCACAAAATGTAGTTCTGGAAGTTGATCTGGAAGTCTTTGTAATGATTTCTTTAATGTGAAGGTTATGGAAATGGAGCTGTTCCCAATGGATATGGAGCCAAACCCAATGGTAACGTTTCATATTTATTGTTAACGTGCTCTGAATGTTCCTcatgcaggaaagtgtccaGTTTGTTTCAGTGGGATGACATATTTATGTAGTGTTATGTCTGAGCTGGGGTTCCCAAAGCTTTTGTAGCCAAACCCAATAAAAAATCATGTCATCACTGCTTCTGCCcctgagctgtgattggacagtcaTCTATCGTTTTGGCATTGACAGGTTGTTgccatttcaaataaaaaagatgCTTCCCTGCATCTCTTGATGAAAGCTAATGATGTACTTTGCATTTAGTTTTGACAGGTCTATGGTGCTCTCTgctggaaaacactgacatgcaaaacatctccatttttctgtatttgattTAAATGTGCGCGAATATTAGGCTAAAtagttgtttttatatttgttttttgtttaactgacacaatacatacataaaatgaaaatacatataATGTGTCTtgtatttcactttatttctttGCTTGATTTGCTTCAATTTAGGCATTTTAAATCTTCCATTATTGCCAACCTTGCTTACGTCTTGTTATATTTTCTCTCAAGGTCATGGAGTTAGAAATGGTGCTGCACTCGGTGGATACGGAGGTAAACTCAAGCTCAAAAAGTTCCATCAATCCAGTCATTTCTTTTTGAAATTCAAGAGGAGTCATCCATTAATGAGTTGTGGAGTGTAATTAGAGTTAATCTTGTGAGGCTGTTATAATGGTCAGTTTATCTCAACCCTAAAACAATGTTACTGTAATAAAATTTGTAATTTACAAACTGTCATTTGCAGGACATGGAGGTCCAAAGGCAGGCTCAAACCCTCAAACTACTAAAGGAGTTGGAGCAGTGTCACCCAGTGAAGGTGCTAAAACACTCGACCCTGGTAACGATTCTGCATAATATGTATAATGCATGAAATGTTTGTGATATCCAATCTGAACCATCCTTAGGAAGAAAGGAGACAAATAgttgtttttgcattgattGGCTAATCATGTGTTTAAGATGTCTGCAGTGCTTTTGGTATTCAGAAATTTCATCATGAAATTGTTGTGTTTCACAGGTGCAGTGGTCTTGTATAAGATGTCCTCGTGTTCTCAGTGGTTCTctattaaacaaaaaaaaaactgcaacgataacaatttcccctcggggatcaataaagtaatgctgattctgattaaaATTTTTCACCGACATATTCTGTTTGGTTCTCAGGTTATGGCATGATGCCAAATGGGAAGGGTGCAAAGGGTGCAGGCGCGTCTAATGTAAAGGGCCTAAAAGGTGGAGTTCTCTCTCCTGAGCAGCCAAGTGCAGCACCACAGTGGGGCGTGACACCTCAGCAAGCAATAACTGAAGGTACAGTAACTGTTTCCCCTGAGCCGACGAGGGGTATCCTTGTTATGGTGACACAAGAGCAATATAAAAAGTTGCCCTCATCTGTGCCACAAGGAAAAGGCTACAAACAGACACCACTAGTCCCTCAAGCTATGCCAGAACTAGCACCAGTGATTCCTCAAGGCAAAGACCCAAAGCCTGCACCTGAGCCAACACCTGAACCAGTGGTCCCCCAGACTAACCCAGCACCAGAGGCAACACCAGATCTTCAAGGCAAGTACCATGAACCTCAATCTGTCCAGTGTTTCTgtaacaggaaaaaaatctaaaaacaccCACAGCTCCACAAACTGTGGAATCACTGCTGGTCATTTTGCGGTTACATGCAAACTCAAAAAGCCTGTCAGTGCATTGCTTTTCCTATATGTGAATTTATGTTTAATCATGTGTTTCTTTTGAATTTGTACTCTGTGGtttgcccacacacacatattgtaaATGCACTTAAACTAAAATGCTGAATCTGAGCAAAAAGACGTTGATTTTGGAGTAAAATATTGTGTacataaatgatgaaatgtgtgGCCTGTAGGTTATGTGACGGGAAGTGCTGTGCCCGAGCAAAAAGGTGCAGAGGCAGAGGTTCTTTTTGGGGTAGACAGCACCAGTGAAGGGGATGCTGCCCCCGCAAGCACCAAACCCCTGAAAATCAAAGCTGTTCCTGAAACAGTGGCAGCTAAAAGTACAGAGAGCATCACGCCTGAAGAAGCGCTGGCTGTGGGTGTGCCTGAGCTCGCACCAGAAGAAGCAAGCATCAAAGGTCAGCCAGAGGCAGGACCTGACAGAGTTGGGGTCAAAGGTCTCCCTGCAGGAGAAACTGGGGCAACTGGTAAACTGAATGTTGATCCGGGTGTGTCGCATAGTGTTGTATTGCATGTGTAAATGATCACTCAATCCTCAATTGTTCCTAACTCTAAGTCTGTTGCAGAATTATGGACATTGTGATCCCTCTAAGTGTCTTGTACTCaaaatgtgtgttgttttaatggCTAGGATTCAGCCTGTAATACTTTGTCAGTCTAAATGCATTCTCAGTATCAATACCTGCATACCTGCATCTCAACACGTGAAGGTGAATTTTGCTTTAATTTACATGTGCAGGTGGAGAAATGCAAAGTATTAACTTGAGAGTGAATCCTAGCCAGTGTCAGTGGTCATATTTGTCATAGCTCTACAGATTTTTGTGTAATtagatgtttgtttctgtgtcgcATGCTCTCTTCAGAGTTGTTAAATTACCAATAACTTATGTTCGGATGTGTTTATGTCTTTGTCATGTGTAAATGTCACTTTTGAAGTgatgttttgggaaatacgctcaCTCGCTTTTTTGCTCAGTTAGATAATAAGATTGagttttaattaatatttttgtcatctttggacagagccaggctagctgtttccctctgtttccagtctaaatgctaagctaagctaactgtagcttcatatttactttaCAGACATGggagtggtatcaatcctccTTTCCAGATTAACTCAGCAAGAAACTGAATGAgcatttttcccaaaatgtcaaaactatTCCTCTAACATTTGTAGCAAGTTGACAATCAACCGACAGACTAAAAGTGTGAAGTTTGTTACTTTGTTGTGTGGTCCTTGTAACATACATGATCTGAATCCTGATCATTTTGAATTTGGTGCATTCAATGCATGTTGTTGTTTAATGATACTGTAAGTGTAAGACTTTATGGAGATATTGTACATGAATCATTTCCAACTCAGGCCCGATCTGTCCCTCTGATTTTCAGAGAACCGCGGAGGAGCTTCAATTACAAAGGGACAGGGAGCGAAACCAGCTAAACCCGGTAAAAacttttgaatttgaattttttttctgaGCGCTTTGTCTGTGAGATCTGGTGCAGATATTCATCTCATCTGCAAAAACACCTGCGTGTGTAGTGGTTGATTGCTTGGTTGAATCTACATATCTGTGTGTCTGGTTTGCTGTGTAGTCTTGAATTGTGCTGCTAATACTCCATTCTGTTGGTCTTCTAGACTGTGGACCATCAGGACTACCAAATGGACAGTGGATGAAAATACCTAGACCTGGTAAACTGAGTATATTTCAGCCATGTGCCAAAATTATTACCATTGTTCCAGTGGTCTTGCATGCTGAAATGAGTATTTTTTGCTTTCACTgcatgtaaaatgtattttaaaggaattgGGATAGATAACCCTACATTACCTCCTTCGCTACCTTGATTTGGACATTAAACACAGAGTCGAAGCAGGTAATGAAAAATAGGTGTTcacattgttttgtgtttgtcatttaaGGTTATAATGCAGGTGCTTCAGCATCCTCTGGCACAAACACGAAAGGTACTCGGACAGTAGTGACTCAGTTCATTGCGTAACAGTGTATTTTTCATAGATACAAGAATACTTAGTGTTTATATTTgtgatttttgacttttttttttttttcctttgaggTTATGGGGCTGGAGCTGGTGCTCCAAAGGGATATGGAGCCAAACCAAACAGTAAATCTACTTTATTCTTCACTCTCAGTGTTCTTGTGTATAAAATGGAGCGTTTTGCAGATGATGATTGATGTGCACTGCAGGTTTGATCATTATGAAGATGCAGGCATGAATGGAGGCCTGATCGTAGTGATATGTTGTCATTGTGTAGGATTTGGTGCCAGTGCAGGGGGACAGTCAAATGGAGGTGGAGCTAAAGCAAACAAAGCAGGTCAGGAGCCTGGTAAAATAGCTAAGACACatgttttgagtgaaatgcatgaatatttgaacatttttccttttctgttgtGTCAGTTTCAGAAAATCCTGTTGTGACATTTGGATGAGATCTTGTATTAAGTCCACATACGTCTGAATTAAGTTTTGTCTTTCCAAAGGTTATGGAGCAGGAGGCTACACTGTCCCCGGACTCAGCAATGGATACGGAGCTGGTAATATTTACCGTCAATACTGACATACAGTCAACAATGCTCTCTGCTATTTCCATGGTTTTCTTTCACTTCCAATGAAATTCACATGTGATTTTTAAAGTACCTTTGGTTTTCTGTTTACAGGCCTTGGATATCCTTATGCAGGGAAACCTCAGCAACCTGgtgagtgtttttttcctctcagctgaaAAAGTCATTCAACCTCATAGGGAAGAGGAATAAATCTAATCTGAAGTGTGGAatgtgcttttttgttgtttgctctCAGGTTATGGACAAGGAGCGTACCTTGGAGCTGGATATGGAAACAGAAATTCACATGGAGGTGCATTTTAAAAGGATAAGCTCTAAACATTGTCTTTTAACTAAACCAGTAAGCTGATCATCAGTTACAATAGCTTTTAAAACTGAATTTGACCCTTTATCATCCCTTCAGCACCCCTTCAACTTCAAATTGTTCTCTCATATAACCTGAATTTTTACCaaatttctgccatttttctcaGGAATTACAGGATTGGGTGAAACAAGCAAGTCCAAATCAGGTGTGAGTCAGTGTTTACACTCAGTTTTTTGAAGTACTGGATCCATAAATGGTTACAACACATGATGAGTCTATAAATGACAGATGATATATTCTCATAGTTGCTACTGTGTTATTGCCTGCCTTTTAGCTCAGCCTACTAGTGTAAGATAGGAGCACTGACGTAGTTTATGATGTCTTGTCCTTGCAGGGTATGGCAATGGAAACGGTTACAGTGCTGGTGTACAGCCTGACTATGCAAGTAAGTACCATTATGTCAAATTTGgtttcagaaaatgtgttttattctgtgtgAATTACAATAGAAgtcaacatttcctcatttttccAGGTCTTGGCCAAGGTGCAGCCACTGCTAATGGCAAATCAGGTATGATATGGCTGGCAACATgagagtgaaatgaatgaaatcaacaAGATATGGATGGTGAAACAATGAATGTAATCCGTTATTGTTCACTTTACTCCTGATTCTGCAGGTGGCGCCAAACAGATTCCTTACAGTGGAGCCCCCGCGGTTCCTGCTGGACTAGATGGTAAGACAATCCAATCATGTAAAGATATGATTAATGCACGTGTGAACGGGAAGGTTTTAACAGTGAGCAGAATAATCCACAGTGAATAAACAGAAAGCTGCCTCCgagcaaaaaaataaagtattatTGATATTCGCTTCCTGTTTGCGTTGGATGTGTGAAAAGAGcagaataacaaaataaaaacaaacaagagtgACTAAAATCCgaaatgctgcagcacattttgaGCCCAGTACTGCTCCTCAGGCAGCGCTGAGTCACGTCAGCCTATTTTTGTGCATCTGAAGCATCaatgaatgttattttttttcactctttgcaACTGAGGAGCTCATCCAGTTTGTCAGAGCATCTCAGTATCTCAGTTTGTAGgtttatcagtgtgtttgcgTTCACTTCAGTAATCTGATTATTCCCTGCTCTCAGCAGTAAGGTGATTTCAGAAACGGCCTCAGTCTAAATACTGTTGGCCTGTTAAAAGCATATTCATGGCAAGGTGTAAAAGTCAATGGATTCAATACACAGGCATTTGTACCCATGCAGATAGGAGCCACTTTGAGCCTCAGTTGGCTGAGCTGGGTTCAAATGGAAAATTAGGCAGCATGTATGGTGGTATGTATAACTTTTTTACACGTTAACTGAAACATTTCTCACACCACAACTAAAATGTTCCAATGTTACAGGAATGGGCAGCTTGCCTTTCGGTGGTCAGCCCCTGGGAATGGGTGCAGAGAAATCAAACACCAAGTACGGTGAGTGCTTGCTGGTCGTATTCGATCACTCCGCTGTAACGTAGCTCGGAGAGCAAAAGGGACTCACGTCAATGGCTTCATGAGTTTAAAGCAACTTGATGTATAGAACTCTCATATAAATCTTAAACCTGTTAAAGCAAGTTCATTTCTCATTATTCGTGTGTCAACCAACATTATTCTCCACTCACTTACTGTTCACTCTGTTTTAGGCATTGGTGGACTGCAGTTTGGTGGACAGCCCGTCAGTGCAGGGACTAATGGCGCAGGACATTATGGTATTATGTTATTATTGCATCCTTTCATTCAGTCTGTTAATGCAGACACTGTAAGTCTTAACCAAACCTGCAAGTTCATTTATATGTAATCCATGTGTGTTAATTGACTGTATTTACAACCGTGCATGGTCAGTCTAATGAGTC includes:
- the LOC139349993 gene encoding spidroin-1-like, which produces MPELAPVIPQGKDPKPAPEPTPEPVVPQTNPAPEATPDLQGYVTGSAVPEQKGAEAEVLFGVDSTSEGDAAPASTKPLKIKAVPETVAAKSTESITPEEALAVGVPELAPEEASIKGQPEAGPDRVGVKGLPAGETGATENRGGASITKGQGAKPAKPDCGPSGLPNGQWMKIPRPGYNAGASASSGTNTKGYGAGAGAPKGYGAKPNRFGASAGGQSNGGGAKANKAGYGAGGYTVPGLSNGYGAGLGYPYAGKPQQPGYGQGAYLGAGYGNRNSHGGITGLGETSKSKSGYGNGNGYSAGVQPDYASLGQGAATANGKSGGAKQIPYSGAPAVPAGLDGMGSLPFGGQPLGMGAEKSNTKYGIGGLQFGGQPVSAGTNGAGHYGYGGSPYGPAGDNKSSGKYGGLGASMGGDPAPGKYGYGGFPNGGQLLGLGSNGNTAGYGRMPYEAQPAGLAPEAKSTGKYGLAGSPYQPEPLGLGPSGKLTGKYGGSEVPYAPQALGFGSEAKSSGKYDNQGPYQPQPLESASEARSGGEYDTAGLSYEPLPLEPESAGKSYVKGEVPTPAIAVESDEMSIDRYENVGYINGQVQPEVVAFPAAPTPSPTLAYPSVPSYLPMESSYTPDVVPGAGVEDLPDPAGTASLGFDSAAATGTHGEAQVPEQADDLLQQQLPRQIHIQQHLKLHFHPQGAKNNKYDLNGFFGNSGYQG